From the Rhodococcus sp. NBC_00297 genome, one window contains:
- a CDS encoding NADH:flavin oxidoreductase/NADH oxidase: MSLLFEPLTLREVTFPNRVWMSPMCQYSADAEGPSTGAVTPWHRTHLVSRAVGGVGLVMTEAASVSPEGRITPWDLGIWNDQQANALAEVVTEIRQHGSVPAIQLAHAGRKASTDAPWRGGKPLAADDSLAWETVGPSAVEFGHYPAPREMTTADIDKVVDDFRSAAVRALAAGFDVAEVHAAHGYLLHQFLSPASNHRTDEYGGSFEGRIRLTLRVVDAIREVWPADKPVFVRVSATDWTGEERGFDSEAWTPDQTVLLTQQLEDHGVDLVDVSTGGNVAKASIPVEPGYQVPFARRIQSETRIPAAAVGLITEPKQAEDIIGSGEAVAVFLARELLRDPYWARRAARELGADITPATPPQYERAF, from the coding sequence GTGAGCCTGCTGTTCGAGCCCCTGACCCTGCGTGAGGTCACCTTCCCCAACCGGGTGTGGATGTCGCCGATGTGCCAGTACTCGGCGGACGCGGAGGGACCCTCGACGGGCGCGGTCACACCGTGGCACCGGACTCACCTCGTCTCGCGTGCCGTCGGCGGCGTCGGCCTGGTGATGACCGAGGCGGCGTCGGTGAGCCCGGAGGGCCGCATCACGCCGTGGGACCTCGGCATCTGGAACGACCAGCAGGCGAACGCGTTGGCCGAGGTGGTCACCGAGATCCGGCAGCACGGCAGTGTGCCCGCGATCCAGTTGGCCCACGCCGGTCGCAAGGCGTCCACCGACGCACCGTGGCGTGGCGGAAAGCCGCTGGCGGCGGACGACTCCCTCGCCTGGGAGACGGTCGGACCCAGCGCTGTCGAGTTCGGCCACTACCCGGCTCCGCGCGAGATGACGACCGCGGACATCGACAAGGTCGTCGACGACTTCCGCTCCGCCGCGGTACGCGCTCTGGCCGCCGGCTTCGACGTGGCCGAGGTGCACGCGGCGCACGGTTATCTGCTGCACCAGTTCCTGTCCCCGGCCAGCAACCACCGGACCGACGAGTACGGCGGCAGCTTCGAGGGTCGCATCCGCCTGACCCTGCGCGTGGTCGACGCGATCCGCGAGGTGTGGCCGGCCGACAAGCCCGTCTTCGTGCGCGTGTCCGCGACCGACTGGACCGGCGAGGAGCGTGGCTTCGACTCCGAGGCCTGGACGCCCGACCAGACCGTCCTGCTCACCCAGCAGCTCGAGGATCATGGTGTCGATCTCGTCGACGTCTCCACGGGTGGCAACGTCGCGAAGGCGTCCATCCCCGTCGAACCCGGCTACCAGGTGCCGTTCGCCCGGCGCATCCAGAGCGAGACGCGCATCCCCGCGGCCGCTGTCGGACTGATCACCGAGCCCAAGCAGGCCGAGGACATCATCGGGTCCGGCGAGGCCGTGGCCGTGTTCCTGGCGCGCGAACTGCTGCGCGACCCCTACTGGGCCCGTCGTGCGGCACGCGAGCTCGGCGCGGACATCACCCCGGCCACACCTCCGCAGTACGAGCGGGCGTTCTGA
- a CDS encoding AAA family ATPase: MTQTYSDIVPFFSDVDDVATRLAATGYLADKATATAVFLADRLGKPLLIEGPAGVGKTELARAVSQAAGAELVRLQCYEGVDEARALYEWNHAKQILRIQSSSGAGWDETRHDVFSDEFLLSRPLLTAIRRSDPTVLLIDETDKADIEIEGLLLEVLSDFAITVPELGTISATRRPFTVLTSNATRELSEALKRRCLFLHLDFPDADLERRILASRVPELPEAMAEQMVRIVQVLRDMQLQKLPSVAETIDWGRTLLALGMDEVSDAAVRSTLGVILKHRSDQDRAVAELRLG, from the coding sequence GTGACGCAGACGTACTCCGACATCGTTCCGTTCTTCTCCGACGTCGACGACGTGGCGACCCGCCTCGCCGCCACGGGGTACCTCGCCGACAAGGCGACCGCCACGGCGGTGTTCCTCGCCGATCGTCTGGGCAAGCCGCTGCTCATCGAGGGCCCGGCAGGTGTCGGCAAGACGGAGCTGGCTCGCGCCGTCTCGCAGGCCGCGGGAGCCGAACTGGTCCGCCTGCAGTGCTACGAGGGCGTCGACGAGGCGCGGGCACTGTACGAGTGGAACCACGCGAAGCAGATCCTGCGCATCCAGTCGAGTTCCGGCGCGGGGTGGGACGAGACACGCCACGACGTGTTCTCCGATGAGTTCCTGCTGTCGCGGCCCCTGCTCACGGCGATCCGTCGATCGGATCCCACCGTGCTGCTGATCGACGAGACCGACAAGGCGGACATCGAGATCGAGGGCCTGCTTCTCGAGGTGCTCAGCGACTTCGCGATCACCGTGCCGGAGCTCGGCACCATCTCGGCGACCAGGCGGCCGTTCACGGTGCTGACCTCCAACGCGACACGCGAGTTGTCGGAGGCGCTGAAGCGTCGCTGCCTGTTCCTGCATCTCGACTTCCCGGACGCCGACCTGGAGCGGCGCATCCTGGCCAGCCGGGTCCCGGAGCTGCCGGAGGCGATGGCCGAGCAGATGGTGCGCATCGTGCAGGTGCTGCGGGACATGCAGTTGCAGAAGCTGCCGTCGGTCGCCGAGACCATCGACTGGGGCCGCACCCTGTTGGCTCTGGGCATGGACGAGGTGAGCGACGCGGCCGTGCGGTCGACGCTCGGCGTCATTCTCAAGCACCGCTCCGATCAGGACCGCGCCGTCGCCGAACTCCGACTCGGCTGA
- a CDS encoding glutamate-5-semialdehyde dehydrogenase — MTATTSAEVSTPDALEADVHAAAARARVAARALALLTTARKDDALHAAADAVLASADAILAANSEDLALAEASGTPPSQLDRLRLTPDRIDGIAAGLRQVASLPDPVGELLEGRTLPNGLEIRQLAVPLGVVGMIYEARPNVTVDAFGLTLKSGNAVLLRGSSSAARSNTALVGVLRAALSALDLPVDAVQLLSSEDRATVTHLIRARGLVDVVIPRGGAGLISAVVRDATVPTIETGVGNCHVYVHASADLDMAERILLNAKTRRVSVCNAAETVLIDAAVADVAVPRLVQALSDNGVRVHGDLPGLVPATENDWADEYLSDDIALAVVDDLDAAVAHIDRYGTGHTEAIVASDLAATRAFSARVDAAAVMVNASTAFTDGEQFGFGAEIGISTQKLHARGPMGLRELTSTKWIAQGDGHIRPA; from the coding sequence GTGACTGCCACCACCAGCGCCGAGGTGTCCACCCCCGATGCTCTCGAAGCGGACGTGCACGCCGCTGCTGCCCGCGCCCGGGTCGCCGCGCGCGCGCTCGCTCTGCTGACGACCGCGCGCAAGGACGACGCGCTGCACGCCGCGGCGGACGCCGTCCTGGCCTCCGCCGACGCGATCCTCGCCGCCAACAGCGAGGACCTCGCACTCGCCGAGGCGTCCGGCACCCCGCCCTCGCAGCTCGACCGACTGCGGCTGACCCCCGACCGCATCGACGGCATCGCCGCCGGACTGCGCCAGGTGGCGTCTCTGCCGGATCCCGTGGGGGAGCTCCTCGAGGGTCGGACCCTGCCCAACGGACTCGAGATCCGGCAGCTCGCGGTGCCGCTCGGCGTCGTCGGCATGATCTACGAAGCCCGGCCCAACGTCACGGTCGACGCGTTCGGGCTCACTCTCAAGTCGGGCAACGCCGTCCTCCTGCGGGGGTCGTCCTCCGCCGCGCGATCGAACACCGCGTTGGTGGGCGTTCTGCGGGCGGCCCTGTCGGCGCTGGACCTTCCCGTCGACGCCGTCCAACTCCTGTCCAGCGAGGATCGCGCGACGGTCACGCACCTCATCCGGGCTCGCGGACTCGTCGACGTCGTCATCCCGCGCGGTGGGGCCGGCCTCATCTCGGCGGTGGTGCGCGACGCGACGGTGCCCACCATCGAGACCGGTGTCGGCAACTGCCACGTCTACGTGCACGCGTCCGCGGACCTCGACATGGCCGAGCGCATCCTGCTCAATGCGAAGACACGTCGAGTGAGCGTGTGCAACGCCGCGGAGACGGTGCTGATCGACGCCGCCGTGGCCGACGTGGCGGTGCCGCGTCTGGTGCAGGCGTTGTCGGACAACGGCGTACGTGTCCACGGCGATCTTCCCGGTCTCGTTCCGGCCACCGAGAACGACTGGGCCGACGAGTACCTGTCCGACGACATCGCCCTCGCCGTCGTCGACGACCTGGATGCCGCCGTCGCGCACATCGACAGGTACGGCACGGGACACACCGAGGCGATCGTGGCATCGGATCTCGCTGCCACCCGGGCGTTCTCGGCTCGGGTGGACGCAGCGGCCGTCATGGTCAACGCCTCCACCGCGTTCACGGACGGTGAGCAGTTCGGCTTCGGAGCCGAGATCGGCATCTCCACCCAGAAGCTCCACGCCCGCGGCCCGATGGGGCTGCGGGAACTCACCTCGACCAAGTGGATCGCGCAGGGCGACGGGCACATTCGTCCGGCCTGA
- a CDS encoding YhgE/Pip domain-containing protein: MSPEAAAPAFRRPTTWVLPVVAVSIVMSLLAALYLGGILDPKENFRHFPVALVVSDEGDVLPNGEQANLGQQIGQGIADGIDAEKIDLKQVGIAEAQNLLANGDVYGAIVVPSDFTKRVSILTQASVVAGDIERPIVTIMTNPRAGTLGSSLMTTIGDTALDSANGTLGERLTTQATEALPAGATLSGAAALTLAAPVDIVVTPYDPLPDGTGLGLSAFYYALLLVLAGFTGAMIASALVDSALGFVPLEFGPTFLQRRRSTDSRLRVLAAKWLTMVVTGFVVSGLYVAIATALGMPIPNALGLWLFGVLAISAVGITAVSVLSIFGTPGLILNLVVFVILGLPSAGATIPIQASPALFGWLAQFEPMHQVYLAVRSILYFDSRWNSGLAHGLGMTLLGLVIGLVLGALVIAIYDRKGYDRTPAVTGSPGDEPEGLVDDVAQRSAGRE; encoded by the coding sequence ATGTCCCCCGAAGCCGCTGCGCCCGCATTCCGGCGCCCCACCACCTGGGTGCTGCCGGTCGTCGCGGTCTCCATCGTCATGTCGCTGCTCGCGGCGCTGTACCTCGGCGGCATCCTCGACCCCAAGGAGAACTTCCGCCACTTCCCGGTGGCACTGGTGGTCAGCGACGAGGGCGACGTGCTGCCGAACGGTGAGCAGGCGAACCTGGGGCAGCAGATCGGCCAGGGCATCGCGGACGGCATCGACGCGGAGAAGATCGATCTGAAGCAGGTCGGTATCGCGGAGGCGCAGAACCTCCTCGCGAACGGCGACGTCTACGGCGCGATCGTCGTGCCGAGCGACTTCACCAAACGAGTGTCGATCCTGACGCAGGCCTCCGTCGTGGCGGGCGACATCGAGCGACCCATCGTGACGATCATGACCAATCCGCGTGCCGGCACACTCGGTTCCTCCCTCATGACCACCATCGGCGACACGGCGCTCGACTCCGCGAACGGCACTCTGGGAGAACGACTCACGACGCAAGCGACCGAGGCACTGCCCGCGGGCGCCACCCTCTCCGGGGCCGCGGCCCTCACACTGGCTGCGCCGGTCGACATCGTCGTCACTCCCTACGACCCACTTCCGGACGGCACGGGGCTCGGGCTGTCCGCCTTCTACTACGCCCTGCTGCTCGTGCTCGCCGGCTTCACCGGCGCGATGATCGCCAGCGCTCTCGTCGACAGCGCACTCGGCTTCGTGCCGCTCGAGTTCGGCCCCACCTTCCTGCAGCGTCGCCGATCCACCGACAGTCGCCTGCGCGTGCTCGCCGCGAAATGGCTCACGATGGTGGTGACCGGGTTCGTGGTGTCCGGTCTCTACGTCGCGATCGCCACCGCACTGGGCATGCCGATCCCGAACGCGCTGGGCCTGTGGCTCTTCGGAGTGCTGGCGATCTCGGCCGTCGGGATCACCGCGGTGTCGGTGCTGTCGATCTTCGGCACTCCGGGGCTGATCCTCAACCTCGTCGTCTTCGTGATCCTGGGCCTGCCGTCCGCCGGCGCCACCATCCCGATCCAGGCGTCACCTGCGCTCTTCGGGTGGCTCGCGCAATTCGAACCGATGCATCAGGTGTATCTCGCCGTGCGCTCGATCCTCTACTTCGACTCACGCTGGAACTCCGGTCTCGCCCACGGACTCGGCATGACGCTGCTCGGGCTCGTCATCGGCCTGGTCCTCGGCGCTCTGGTGATCGCGATCTACGACCGCAAGGGATACGACCGGACGCCCGCGGTCACCGGGTCACCCGGCGACGAACCCGAGGGACTTGTCGACGACGTTGCGCAGCGGTCGGCCGGCCGCGAATAG
- a CDS encoding M20 family metallopeptidase: MTAADLQQDRASTDVATVERITRALIDAGPDESAVVAEICRIAESLGLQTVVTDASPGRPNVEVVLPGEPGPGLLFLGHSDVVPAGEGWSGNPFRSRVHDGRIVGRGACDMKGGLAAVLAAMGSLARRGVVPARTVTLACVVDEEDRGLGIRAWVSDRTDQTGRPPAFTVDGGRPPAFTGCVVAEPTAGTVIVGCRGAANIVLTVTGRSAHAGRPENGRSAVVAAARLVGEIDGLHAELATVPHPVLGAASWNVGRIDGGTGPSIVAGRCRLEIDRRLLPDDDVDAVVADLLRRAGLVTDLDVDAYVEMEMPGFLTDESSPLVESALAALRSTGAPDPSTAVWTASCDGGFVARDLGVPTIVLGPGDLEAQAHQPDESVDLLEVARLSRAYARLMTEQRP; the protein is encoded by the coding sequence GTGACGGCGGCCGACCTCCAGCAGGATCGCGCGTCGACCGACGTCGCGACGGTCGAGCGGATCACGAGAGCGCTGATCGACGCCGGTCCCGACGAGTCCGCCGTGGTGGCCGAGATCTGCCGCATCGCAGAGAGTCTCGGTCTGCAGACCGTCGTCACCGACGCGTCGCCGGGGCGGCCGAACGTCGAGGTGGTCCTTCCCGGCGAGCCCGGCCCGGGCCTGCTGTTCCTCGGGCACTCGGACGTGGTGCCCGCCGGGGAGGGCTGGAGCGGGAACCCGTTCCGCTCGCGGGTGCACGACGGTCGGATCGTGGGACGCGGCGCCTGCGACATGAAAGGTGGTCTCGCCGCGGTACTCGCCGCGATGGGGTCACTGGCCCGGCGCGGTGTGGTCCCGGCGCGCACCGTGACACTCGCCTGCGTGGTGGACGAGGAGGACAGGGGCCTGGGCATCCGGGCATGGGTGTCCGACCGTACCGACCAGACCGGCCGGCCTCCGGCCTTCACGGTCGATGGCGGCCGGCCTCCGGCCTTCACGGGATGCGTCGTGGCGGAACCCACGGCCGGCACCGTGATCGTCGGGTGCCGCGGAGCGGCGAACATCGTGCTCACCGTCACCGGTCGGAGCGCGCATGCCGGCCGGCCCGAGAACGGTCGCAGTGCCGTGGTCGCGGCGGCCCGCCTCGTGGGCGAGATCGACGGGCTGCACGCGGAACTGGCCACCGTGCCGCACCCGGTGCTCGGCGCCGCGTCGTGGAACGTCGGCCGGATCGACGGTGGGACCGGACCGTCGATCGTCGCGGGCCGCTGCCGGCTGGAGATCGATCGTCGCCTGCTGCCGGACGACGACGTGGACGCCGTCGTCGCGGACCTGCTCCGCCGGGCCGGCCTCGTCACGGATCTGGACGTCGACGCGTACGTCGAGATGGAGATGCCGGGATTCCTCACCGACGAGTCGAGCCCGCTCGTCGAGTCGGCGCTGGCGGCGCTGCGATCCACGGGTGCGCCGGACCCGTCGACCGCGGTGTGGACGGCGTCCTGCGACGGGGGGTTCGTCGCCCGTGACCTCGGAGTGCCCACCATCGTGCTGGGTCCCGGTGATCTCGAGGCGCAGGCCCATCAGCCCGACGAGTCCGTGGACCTGCTCGAGGTCGCTCGCCTCTCCCGGGCCTACGCTCGACTGATGACGGAGCAGCGACCGTGA
- a CDS encoding D-2-hydroxyacid dehydrogenase: MSPSRTNGEARPIITVLHDGLLPDRVQELDTSFKVRHATADTFGDAVDGAQAVLLWDFFSSALRDQWSRCSALEWVHVAAAGVDKLLFDDLAASDVVVTNARGVFDVPIAEFVLASVLALAKDVRGTVELGRQARWLRRETENIAGRRALVIGTGSIGRATARMLRAVGMDVAGVGRTARTGDADFGTVHASSDLASVVPGADYLVLIAPLTPSTRGMVGRDVLAAADPGVRVINVGRGELLDTDALVDALRSGHVGGAALDVFDTEPLPPEHVLWTLDHVLLTAHMSGDTVGWRDRLYSGFAENAELFAAGRPLRNVVDKSLGFVAG, encoded by the coding sequence GTGAGCCCCTCCCGCACGAACGGCGAAGCGAGGCCGATCATCACCGTCCTGCACGACGGACTCCTTCCCGACCGGGTGCAGGAACTCGACACCTCGTTCAAGGTGCGGCATGCCACCGCCGACACGTTCGGCGATGCGGTCGACGGCGCGCAGGCGGTCCTGCTGTGGGACTTCTTCTCGTCGGCGCTCCGGGACCAGTGGTCGCGCTGCTCCGCACTCGAATGGGTGCACGTCGCCGCAGCAGGGGTGGACAAGCTGTTGTTCGACGACCTCGCGGCGTCCGACGTCGTGGTGACCAACGCGCGCGGGGTGTTCGACGTGCCGATCGCCGAGTTCGTGCTCGCGTCCGTGCTCGCTCTGGCGAAGGACGTGCGCGGCACCGTCGAACTCGGCCGACAGGCGCGATGGTTGCGCCGGGAGACCGAGAACATCGCGGGGCGTCGAGCTCTGGTGATCGGCACGGGCAGTATCGGCCGGGCCACGGCGCGCATGTTGCGTGCCGTCGGTATGGACGTCGCCGGGGTCGGACGGACGGCTCGCACGGGTGATGCGGATTTCGGAACCGTGCACGCCAGTTCGGATCTCGCGTCGGTGGTACCCGGCGCCGACTACCTCGTTCTCATCGCACCGCTGACACCGTCGACACGGGGCATGGTCGGCCGCGACGTGCTCGCGGCGGCCGATCCCGGGGTGCGCGTGATCAACGTGGGTCGTGGCGAACTGCTCGACACCGACGCGCTGGTCGACGCTCTGCGCAGCGGCCACGTCGGGGGAGCTGCCCTCGACGTGTTCGACACCGAGCCGCTGCCACCCGAGCACGTGCTGTGGACCCTCGACCACGTGCTGCTGACCGCACACATGAGCGGTGACACCGTGGGGTGGCGCGACCGGCTCTACTCCGGTTTCGCCGAGAATGCCGAACTATTCGCGGCCGGCCGACCGCTGCGCAACGTCGTCGACAAGTCCCTCGGGTTCGTCGCCGGGTGA
- a CDS encoding Xaa-Pro peptidase family protein yields the protein MIDTISTAEHSSRLAAVRAVMAERGLAALMITDPSNIYYLTAYNALSFYTPQVLFVPAEGDMLFFARAMDAHGASRTSWLPDDQVFGYPETLVQRPDTHPFVWVADTLRGLSLVSNFEHGQVGLEMDSYYFSPKAFEALVKCLPEYRFVDSRELVNWVRSVKSDTEIELMRGAAAICESAMATAMDAIAVGARQCDAAAAISAAQVRGTDDFGGDHPAIVPMLPTGEGADTPHLTWTDRPFRDGESTVVELTGVFRRYHVPMARTVSLGRPDPRMAGLAAATDDALGAVLAEMRPGVQTSDLAATWNRELGRAGFHKPSRIGYSIGIAYAPDWGERTVSLRSDDATILQRNMTFHVIGGMWLDGYGYEVSESVVVTDTGIDTFTAYPRCLTVKE from the coding sequence ATGATCGACACGATCAGTACGGCCGAACACAGCTCCCGCCTCGCTGCCGTGCGTGCCGTCATGGCCGAGCGGGGTCTCGCGGCGCTCATGATCACCGATCCGTCGAACATCTACTATCTGACGGCCTACAACGCCCTGTCGTTCTACACCCCGCAGGTGCTCTTCGTGCCGGCCGAGGGCGACATGCTGTTCTTCGCCCGCGCCATGGACGCGCACGGCGCCTCACGCACGTCGTGGCTTCCCGACGACCAGGTGTTCGGCTATCCGGAGACCTTGGTGCAACGGCCGGACACCCATCCCTTCGTCTGGGTGGCCGACACGCTGCGCGGACTGAGCCTGGTCTCGAACTTCGAGCACGGCCAGGTGGGGCTCGAGATGGACTCCTACTACTTCAGCCCCAAGGCGTTCGAAGCGCTCGTGAAGTGCCTGCCGGAGTACCGGTTCGTCGATTCGCGGGAACTGGTGAACTGGGTGCGATCGGTGAAGTCGGACACCGAGATCGAGCTGATGCGCGGGGCGGCGGCGATCTGCGAGAGCGCCATGGCGACCGCGATGGACGCGATCGCCGTCGGTGCGCGCCAGTGCGACGCCGCCGCGGCGATCTCCGCGGCGCAGGTACGCGGCACGGACGACTTCGGCGGCGACCACCCGGCCATCGTTCCGATGCTGCCCACCGGTGAGGGTGCGGACACCCCGCATCTCACCTGGACCGACCGGCCGTTCCGGGACGGGGAGTCGACCGTGGTGGAACTGACCGGGGTGTTCCGCCGCTACCACGTCCCGATGGCGCGGACGGTCTCGCTCGGGCGACCGGACCCGCGCATGGCCGGTCTCGCCGCCGCCACCGACGACGCACTCGGAGCCGTGCTCGCGGAGATGAGGCCCGGAGTGCAGACCAGTGACCTCGCGGCGACGTGGAACCGTGAACTGGGCCGGGCGGGATTTCACAAGCCTTCCCGCATCGGGTACTCGATCGGCATCGCGTACGCGCCGGACTGGGGCGAGCGCACCGTCAGCCTGCGCAGCGACGACGCCACGATCCTGCAGCGCAACATGACGTTCCACGTCATCGGCGGTATGTGGCTCGACGGTTACGGATACGAGGTGTCCGAGTCCGTGGTGGTCACCGACACCGGTATCGACACCTTCACCGCCTACCCGCGATGCCTGACAGTCAAGGAGTGA
- a CDS encoding TetR/AcrR family transcriptional regulator gives MAATSGNVTARTGRTATRSRAQTRERVLDGALEVFVERGFGRSTPEQICERAGFTRGAFYSNFSSMDEVFLELWTRQASGLITRVRGVVDALEYDASDGRSFEEIVVAALSGLVGDVSWHVLMAEFGAHAARNPGLAAVVTGHRAALRDALRPMIVHGLATHGREVAVDDDTLGRGVVAAYEGAMAQAMIEPANPVPARLALELVAAVIWSFSRER, from the coding sequence ATGGCGGCGACTTCAGGCAACGTGACCGCGAGAACAGGCAGGACCGCCACTCGCAGCAGAGCACAGACTCGCGAGCGAGTGCTGGACGGCGCCCTCGAGGTGTTCGTCGAACGGGGTTTCGGGCGATCGACCCCGGAACAGATCTGCGAGCGAGCGGGATTCACTCGCGGAGCGTTCTACTCGAACTTCTCGTCGATGGACGAGGTCTTTCTCGAACTGTGGACGCGACAGGCGTCGGGACTGATCACGCGGGTACGCGGAGTGGTCGACGCCCTGGAGTACGACGCGTCCGACGGGCGGTCCTTCGAGGAGATCGTCGTGGCAGCGCTGAGCGGACTGGTCGGCGACGTGTCGTGGCACGTACTCATGGCGGAGTTCGGCGCCCACGCGGCGCGGAACCCGGGGCTGGCGGCCGTGGTGACCGGGCACCGGGCCGCGCTCCGTGACGCCCTGCGTCCCATGATCGTTCACGGTCTTGCGACCCACGGGCGCGAGGTGGCGGTGGACGACGACACCCTCGGTCGGGGTGTCGTCGCCGCCTACGAAGGAGCGATGGCCCAGGCGATGATCGAGCCGGCCAACCCGGTACCCGCGCGACTCGCCCTCGAGCTCGTGGCCGCGGTCATATGGTCGTTCTCGCGCGAGCGCTGA
- a CDS encoding aminotransferase-like domain-containing protein, which produces MHAQTYETTTLPWALRTDHLVGSMIDSSTSLLAAQKHDIVRFAMGSPAAEAVPHAAMAEIAGRVLTADAFDYGATEGDPALIEQLVAFCDAFGEPTSPDRLVITSGGMQGLDLACTLFVDPGDLVIVESPTYTNGTATVLSYGGDILEAPMDSGGLIVEALPESVARAGRLPTMIYTIPTFQNPSGTTMSLPRRLALLELAREWGAVVLDDDPYGHLRFQGDPVPSLRALAPDDPLVFSVRTFSKLIAPGLRVGWVDADPAARRLIINAKQAMDTCTNVPNQRIVAEFLRQGLLTEHLASLADIYLPRKIAMQTSLERHLGGRVRTTDPEGGFFLWVTLVGDDAAVDTRRLFEIALAHGVAFIPGPALSANGLFGDAMRLCFASSTPERIDVGVQRLAGALDAARAEL; this is translated from the coding sequence ATGCACGCACAGACGTACGAGACGACCACGCTTCCGTGGGCGCTGCGCACCGATCACCTCGTCGGGTCGATGATCGACTCGTCGACCTCGCTGCTCGCCGCGCAGAAGCACGACATCGTGCGCTTCGCCATGGGATCGCCCGCCGCCGAGGCGGTTCCGCACGCGGCGATGGCGGAGATCGCGGGCCGGGTCCTGACCGCAGATGCCTTCGACTACGGTGCGACAGAGGGTGATCCGGCTCTGATCGAGCAGCTGGTGGCCTTCTGCGACGCCTTCGGTGAACCGACGTCTCCCGATCGGTTGGTCATCACGTCGGGTGGCATGCAGGGGCTCGATCTCGCGTGCACGCTGTTCGTCGACCCCGGCGATCTGGTGATCGTCGAGAGCCCGACGTACACGAACGGCACCGCGACCGTGCTCAGCTACGGTGGCGACATCCTCGAGGCGCCGATGGATTCCGGCGGGCTGATCGTCGAGGCGCTTCCCGAGTCGGTCGCCCGCGCGGGCCGACTGCCCACGATGATCTACACCATCCCGACGTTCCAGAATCCGTCCGGGACGACCATGTCGCTGCCGCGCCGACTGGCGCTCCTGGAACTCGCCCGCGAGTGGGGCGCCGTGGTGCTCGACGACGACCCCTACGGCCACCTCCGCTTCCAGGGAGATCCGGTTCCGAGCCTGCGAGCGCTCGCTCCCGACGACCCGCTCGTGTTCTCCGTACGCACGTTCTCGAAGCTCATCGCCCCCGGTCTGCGCGTCGGGTGGGTGGACGCGGACCCCGCCGCTCGCCGGTTGATCATCAACGCGAAGCAGGCGATGGACACGTGCACCAACGTGCCGAACCAGCGGATCGTGGCCGAGTTCCTGCGACAGGGACTGCTCACCGAGCACCTGGCGTCCCTCGCGGACATCTACCTGCCCCGCAAGATCGCGATGCAGACGAGCCTGGAGCGGCACCTCGGTGGGAGGGTGCGCACCACCGATCCCGAGGGCGGTTTCTTCCTGTGGGTCACGCTGGTGGGTGACGACGCCGCTGTGGACACGCGGCGGCTGTTCGAGATCGCACTCGCGCACGGTGTCGCCTTCATCCCGGGTCCGGCGCTGTCCGCGAACGGCCTCTTCGGCGATGCGATGCGACTGTGCTTCGCGTCCTCGACGCCCGAGCGCATCGACGTCGGGGTGCAGCGGTTGGCGGGTGCGCTGGACGCGGCCCGAGCCGAACTGTGA